One Cedecea neteri DNA segment encodes these proteins:
- the uhpT gene encoding hexose-6-phosphate:phosphate antiporter, which translates to MLAFLNQVRKPTLDLPLEVRRKMWFKPFMQSYLVVFIGYLTMYLIRKNFNIAQNDMISTYGLSMTQLGMIGLGFSITYGVGKTLVSYYADGKNTKQFLPFMLILSAICMLGFSASMGAGSVSLFLMIAFYALSGFFQSTGGSCSYSTITKWTPRRKRGSYLGMWNISHNLGGAGAAGVALFGANYLFNGHVIGMFIFPSVIALIVGFIALRYGSDSPESYGLGTAEELFGEEVSEEDKEAEDNSMTKWQIFVEYVLKNKVIWLLCFSNIFLYVVRIGIDQWSTVYAFQELKLSKEVAIQGFTLFEVGALVGTLLWGWLSDLANGRRALVACVALALIIATLGVYQHASNQYVYLASLFALGFLVFGPQLLIGVAAVGFVPKKAIGAADGIKGTFAYLIGDSFAKLGLGMIADGTPIFGLTGWAGTFAALDAAAIGCIVLMAIVAVFEERKIRREKKIQQLKIA; encoded by the coding sequence ATGCTGGCCTTTCTAAACCAGGTGCGTAAGCCCACCCTGGATCTGCCGCTCGAAGTGCGGCGAAAAATGTGGTTCAAACCGTTTATGCAGTCGTATCTGGTGGTGTTTATTGGCTACCTGACGATGTACCTGATCCGCAAAAACTTTAACATCGCCCAGAACGACATGATTTCCACCTACGGGTTGAGCATGACGCAGCTGGGGATGATCGGCCTCGGTTTCTCCATTACCTACGGCGTGGGCAAGACCCTGGTTTCCTATTACGCGGACGGCAAAAACACTAAGCAGTTCCTGCCGTTTATGCTGATCCTTTCCGCCATCTGTATGCTCGGCTTCAGCGCCAGCATGGGCGCAGGCTCGGTTAGCCTGTTCCTGATGATTGCCTTCTACGCCCTGAGCGGTTTCTTCCAGAGCACCGGCGGGTCGTGCAGCTACTCGACCATCACCAAATGGACGCCACGCCGCAAGCGCGGCAGCTATCTGGGCATGTGGAACATCTCCCACAACCTGGGCGGTGCTGGCGCGGCCGGTGTGGCCCTGTTTGGCGCTAACTACCTGTTTAACGGCCACGTTATCGGGATGTTTATCTTCCCGTCCGTTATCGCCCTGATTGTCGGTTTTATTGCCCTGCGCTACGGCAGCGATTCCCCTGAATCCTACGGCCTCGGCACCGCCGAAGAGCTGTTTGGCGAAGAGGTCAGCGAAGAAGACAAAGAAGCCGAAGACAATTCGATGACCAAATGGCAGATCTTTGTTGAGTACGTGCTGAAAAACAAAGTGATCTGGCTGCTGTGCTTCTCCAACATCTTCCTGTACGTGGTGCGTATCGGCATCGACCAGTGGTCCACCGTCTACGCTTTCCAGGAGCTGAAACTCTCCAAAGAAGTGGCAATTCAGGGCTTCACCCTGTTTGAAGTGGGCGCGCTGGTTGGCACGCTGCTGTGGGGCTGGCTGTCCGATCTTGCCAACGGCCGCCGCGCTTTGGTGGCCTGCGTGGCGCTGGCATTAATCATCGCTACGCTGGGCGTGTACCAGCATGCGAGCAACCAGTACGTTTACCTGGCTTCGCTGTTTGCTCTTGGCTTCCTGGTCTTTGGCCCGCAACTGCTGATTGGCGTGGCGGCCGTTGGCTTCGTGCCTAAGAAAGCTATCGGCGCGGCGGACGGTATCAAAGGCACCTTCGCTTACCTGATCGGCGACAGCTTCGCCAAGCTGGGTCTGGGGATGATTGCTGACGGGACGCCAATTTTCGGCCTCACCGGCTGGGCTGGCACCTTTGCTGCCCTGGACGCCGCCGCAATCGGCTGTATCGTGCTGATGGCCATCGTCGCCGTATTTGAAGAGCGAAAAATTCGCCGCGAGAAAAAAATTCAGCAATTGAAGATCGCTTAA